The DNA window CGCCGTGGGCAACAGATTGCCCCACAACTGACGCGCCGCTGGCAGACAAAAGATTCGGGTTGGCACCCGCTCTCAGGAGTGTAAACACCATATCCTTTTGACCATAGTGGGCAGCCAGGTGTAGGGGCGTTGCAAGTTCTGAGTTTTGCGCGTTGACATCGGCTCCGTTTCTAATGAGGAGTTTGGCCACATCGTGATATGTCGTGAAACCATGCAATCGATTCCTGCCCCCTCCGGCCAAAAGATGTATCACATCATGCAGAACCGTATTGTGGGTCGCTTCAGTATCACCCAAAGTAACTTGGTTCCTCATGTTTAGGGCGTAACGTAGAACTCTCTGTTCAATGCTCTCATCTGCAGAAAACTCGAACCCAGCATTAACCCCAATAGTCCTTATGAGCGTCCTGCTACTTGTCAGTATAACCTCTCGTTCTTCTATTTATCACTTACCAGTATGTCTGAGCATGCTCAGTTAGGTGACTGATGAATATCTGAAGGACGATTTTCTGATGGTAAACAATATCATGTCCACTGTTCCGGGAGGAGTTGAAAAGAGCTTGGATCGGTGACATTGGAAGATGGAACCATGACATCCCCATCCCCAAGTAAGCATCTAAGCACAGTTTGTAGTAGGAGCGCGCTTTTTCTGAAGGGATAAACAAGTCAGTTGTCATCAGCATTCGAATATTCTGGCATGCACAAAGAAGTGCGTTAAAGCCATCCGGCCAATGTTCCTCACACCCAGCCACAAAACCAGCAAGCCCCAACTCCACCAGTTCCAGCATCGGTCGGATCTTGTTGGTCGCTGCCGTGTAACTGAGAAGGGTACAGCCTCCACAAGGCATTATGGCTGACTCTAAGTCCTTCTTTGAGGTGTGGTCGAGGATAGACCTAAACAAAGGATCTCGGCTGAGTTGATAATGATCTATCGCATCTGCTATCATGGCGCCTATCTGTCTTGGCTCAGAAATTTTCTGCTCGTGGGTTACTTCACCGTGGGATGACTCTGGTAGCGAGTCACTGTCAGAAtcgtcgttgtcgttgtttTGGGCTGCGACTGGGTTCAGTGAGATGATACCCATATCCTGGGGATTATCATAGTCCAACAAATTATCCTTCATATACTGAATCAATTCTTGATTGCCACCAACGATTGCCAAGAACAGAGGGGTTCTTCCTGACAGGTCTTTCACACTGAACAGACGTTTCGAGTATCTCATTAGTATTTTCACACAATCCAAGGaaccagccttggcagcgagGTGGGCGCATGTTCTGCCAAACCGTGGACTAGTGGCAGCGATCTTGTCAGCCAGAGGTGTGGCTTCTAAGAGTGTTGTGAGGGCATCACGATGGCCCCCGGCTGCCGCAAACTGCAAGGCATTGTAAGTATCGCGATCCTCCATATGTTCGTAAACGGCTATCCAAGGAAACTCTGCCGACCCAACTTTCTCGATGATCATTTCAAGGATAACCACATATCCAAGCTTGGCGGCAAGAAGATAAGCACTGATGGAATTTGGCGCCGCCAAAGAGGCATCTGCGCCTCGTTCGATCAGCAATTGCCCTAGGAGGATCTTCTTTGAGCAGATCGCGATCGTGAGCAATGACGGGGATGGTGCGGATGACTTCATTGGTGACGGACTAAGGGGAGCGAGAGTTAGTGAGATaacctaagtttaggataagtTTAGAAAACTTAGGGGAGTGCAGGATGAGGTTAGAAAACTTCGGAGAGCTTAGAATAGGTTAAGGTAACCTTAGGTAAAAGGAGGATGAGATTAGACCAGAATAGAAGACTTACGCAGGAATTTCTaagccatcaacatccaATCCCCGATCAATTAGCTGACCGAGAATTTTCACAGCGACCGATTCGTCAGCTACTCGTACGAGCTCTGTGAATGTatactgctgctgcttcctAATCTGATGTGGCTTCGTGTTGTGGAGAAGGGGCCGGGCCATGCTAACGTCAATAGGCTGATGAGCCAGAAAGGTCTCGAAAACCGATCTCCCTTGAAGGGGCATGCATCGCCGAGGCTTGTGTACGTCGCAGCCGCATTGGGCCAGCAGCTCGACGACTTCTGGCATACCAAAGTCGACGGCCGTCCACATCAGATGTGCCGCCTCTTCGTCGTTGAAGAAGCCCATGATGCCGAATTCGCCGTCCTGCAGATTCTGATCGGAAAGCCAGGTGGTTAAGATAGCGGCGACGAACGGGACCTGCCAATTGTTCCATTTCGGTTCGCTGACGGAGAACTCACCCTTCGTCGCTATGCAGCTAACGGCCCATTTTTTGCTCTCCTTTTCATAGTCTGCGAGGGCGCCCACTGTGACCAAGCAGGATATAGCCATGCACATAAAAGAAGATAGGAAATAGAGGGACGAGGGACATCGAAGCGAATCACTACTAATCAACGGGAAAACATCCTGTGTGAACCGCAGCCAGATCCCTCGCCCCTTAGAGTCTCGCGATTTGATGACTTCAGGGGTAAGAAGCCGCATATAGGCGCTGCGTGTCATGTTGGGAAAACAGGACGGATGTAACGATGGACTATTAGTCAATCGACCTTCCTTCAAGAGCTTGACGTTTGTGATGACTGTCTCTGCTGCGGTTGTGCCATCAGCGAATGGCCGAGAGGGTCCAGCCCTTTCAAGTACCAATGAGACCATCTCCGGTGAAGCCGACATATTAAGTGACTTGAGGAGTAATTCATCATTCATGTTAGCCTGGGGAAAGAGACGGAACAGCTGCCGTACCAGCCCGATATTGCCCCATTCGACAGCCCATCGAGCCAGGCTCTCATTGCCCTCAGCTCGTATGTACCCTTGGCTTTTCTCGAGCAGAAAATGAGCTGCAAGCGGTGCGGCGGACGTGGAGGTCTTGGGAGACTGCTGAAGAGCCCTGACGTGAGCAAACGCTGACAGCAGTGGCGTATGCCCTTGTTCATCGACGGTGTTCAAGTTGCGGATCTTGTAAGGATCGTTGTCCCACAGGAATTTGAGTATGTCGTCTTCGTTAGTGGCGGCGAAGTAGTGCCAAATGTTGCGGCCCCCATTGTCCGTATCAAAAGTCGGTGCACCGTGTTCGAGAATCAGCTTAGCCATGGGACTAACTTCATTACAGAGCATGAGGGGTGTGCGACCACTTGAGTCTTTGGCTCTAATATCAGCCCCGGCTTCAATCAGCATTTCCAGAATCTCATTCTGGGCAGATTCAGCAGCCATGTGGAGAAGAGTCTCTTCCTTATCGTATTTGAAGTTGGCATAGAATCTTGGGTCTTTGATCAGACGATCCACCAAGATCACATTGAAGTCCAAAACGGCACTCCGAACGGCAGCCGCAAAGTTGCTGTCTTTCAATGTGTCCACCTTTCCGTCACCCAAGGGGgagagcttgatgttggcgtGCACCATGAGTCGAGCTACCAGCTCTTGGAGCCAATTGTGCTCTGTGGACTCTTTTTCGATGTCGACCAATGTCAAGTCATAGACGTATGTGAGCAAGCGCGCAAATCGAGTTCGGTGAAGCAGACCGCGTTTGACTACAGGTTCTCGTTGTAAAAGGAGACAAAAAGAAGAGTCGAGGGCATCTCCTTTAGCGGTGTCAGTGGATCCTTGAGCAGCATTTGCAAATCCTTTGACGATGTTTGTAAAGATTGCTTCATGTTTGGTTTTCATTGCAGTCCAAAAGGCCAAACCTGCTAGTGATACCTCTTCAGTGGCATCTTTCCAAGAATACCGAAACGTGCAATCTGCGCCATTTTCGATAAGCAGTAGGATAGTTGCCGCCTGGTCGACATCAGAATCGTTCCCAACGAGAAGAGTCGGCCACGATACTGGCTCCGTGCGGGTGATAAGAACCTTGCTGCCTACAAGGGCGCAAAAGAGTGGCGTGCCGAGAAGACCGGGCTGGTTGACGTTGGCGCCCATTGAGAGAAGGTCTCTGCAAAGGTTAGGCAACCCGAGGGCAGCAGCAAGATGAAGTGGTAAGACAGATCCGTTGCAGAGCGCATCAGTCAGCTCGAGAAGACATCTTGGCGAAAGGGCCATCGTGCCAAATGTTCGAGGGTATGTCTCCCTGGCATATTCAAGAACCCACTGTACGAAGTTGTACGACTTTTGGATACGAAAGAGGGAGCAGACTTGGGGTCGAAGCTTTTGCCAGTAGATCTCTGCGTATTTCGGCCACCTTTTAGCCGCTATTCTATATGCTGGCTCTGTGATGCGGCGTGACTGGACCAATGTCATCTCTTTGTTGTACTCTGCAGGTTCGCGATCATTTTCAGGCGAATTCAGGATATTTAGCCAAACGGAAACATCCTCGGGTCTTGCTTCGCCCTGCTCATCGTCATAGGGGGTCTGCACAGGTGATTCGATAGCCTCTGGGTCATATTCCTTCTGGACCAGAAGTTGGGGCAATGGTTCTGATTCGAGTAGAGTGAGCCGAAGCGAGATGTCCTCGAGGGTGTCTGAGATTCCGAGCACAAACGCTAGTTTGGATCGGATGTCATGGAGTGATGATCTAGCGGCTTTGATCCCATCAGAAGTGGCGAGATGGTGAAAGGATTTTATGGCAGTAAGGAGTATCTCGAACCCATCGACAATTGGccattcttgagaagggTCATTCTCGGATCCTGAGGCGCTAGGGGTGATACCCAGAGTGCTGTCGGCGGCATCATTGTCTACAGACAACTCAACAATGAGGGACTCAAGACTATAGAGTGTGCCTCCAAGAAGCCTTAACTCGATGGTCAAGGATTTGAGGTCATTTCTGTCAGCTTTGGCTCCGTTCTCTGTGGTTACAGATGCAGATGCCTTCAGATGTGCACTGACGCAGGCACAAGCTTCAAATGTGGAATCCTTTAATGTACGGACGGTCTTCAACAGGGGAGGCGACATTTTGCTGACGCGAGctcatgttgttgttgatttcgaagagaaaaaaaagcttcTCTATGAAGCATTAAAAATCGAGATTGTACCATCGAGCgagagatgaagttgaagatggaagtATTCGTCAGTGGAGGCTCAAGGCTGCAGATGTCATGGGCATATGTGGAGGCAATAGGTAGCCACCAATCAGCACGATTGACATTGGAGCTTGGGCCACCAAAGATTCAGTAAACTTGGTCAAATTTATGCTAAATCTTGTCTAAATTCACTAAATATGTCCTAAACTTGCTCACTCTATCCTAAATTCTTCTAAACTTGTATAACTTTTCTTCTCACTGACACTGACCTTTGGCTCGACGTCTTGAGCTTTCATGGCCGCAGGACCTGATATTGTGTTTTTAGCGGTTCATGATCTTGACGATTTGATCGCGGACGTCTCTTGCGCGACGCATGTCACTAGCTATTGGTTACAGGCCTCTGCACGCCAGAAGGCAACCTGCATCGGCAGTGACGAGCAAACATAAAGCTAGGGGGAGAAGAAAACTTCAGATCTCGAGCCAAAGTTACAAGAATATTTATACATGTTAGAAGAATTTAGGGtatatttagtataacctctataaaatatttagacACGTTTATCAAAATTTAGGGAAGACTTATTAGTATCTGTTcaaatacttaggtaagtgCCTTAACCCCAGGTtccaccaccgccgcctcctcttccgccCTTCCTCTGCGCACTCAACCTCCAATCATCCTCGGTAGCAAATTTATTATACAGCGGCTGTATCCTCtccgccttcttcctcttgctcAGTTTATCCGTCGGCGCGACCTTGAAGAAGGTCGGCGCCGCCTCGACGAGCCACTTGGGCTCGATGCTCGTGGTGCAGTGCATGTACTCCTTGCTCGTGAGGATGAGCTCATGGTAGATGACCCACTCGGCCTGCTTGCCGAAGAGCGCGGAGCTCGGGTGCAGATACACGGGGGTGCCCTCGATGAGAGTCTTGTAGCCCTCCTGAGGATCCTTGCGAGCTGCGTTGCGGAAGAAGCCTGCGCAAAGGGCCCGGCGGACCTTTTCGGTGTCACGGCCGCAGGACCTGATTTTGTGTTTGTAGCGGtccatgatcttgacgatTTGATCGCGGACGTCCTTCGCGCGACGCATGGAACGCGCTTGGATGAAGTTCTCGAAGCACCAAGGCGCTGAGTAGCCGCTCTGCTTCCATGAGTTGTAGACGTTGAGGAAGGTTAGGTGGTCGCCGTGAGGGTCATGGAACTTGGCCTTCTTTTGATCTGCTTGGGACTGCTTCTCTTTAGGGCGGTAAAAGACAGTGGGAATGTTGAGCATGGAGACGATGCTGAGGACTTCGTCTGCACATTCTAGATCAACAGCAGCGATAAGCACCTTGGCTAGGGAAGGTTCCATAGGGAAATCGGCCATCTTTCGCCCCAGTCGAGTAAGTAGACCTTCGTCGTCGAGGGCACTGAGGGCATATAGCTCCTCCAATGCTGTAAGCATAGTGTTGATAGGAGGCGGATCCATAAAGTCAAAGTGAAGCAAGTCGTTAATGCCCATTGCCTTGAGCATGAGGATTGTTGTGGATAAGTTTTGTCGTTGGATTTCAGGGATACTAGTCGGCAACATTTCAGACTGATAAGCTGCCTCGGTATATAAACGGAAACACTTTCCAGGTCCAGTTCGACCTGCTCGGCCTGCTCTTTGGTTTgcctgagcttgagagaTTGGCGTGACTACCAGAGAGTCCATGCCCAATTTAGGGTCGTAAGCGTTCTGCTTGACGAACCCCGGGTCGACAACGTAGTAAATCTCGTCAATAGTAATCGAAGTCTCTGCGATATTTGTTGCGATGACAACCTTACGGCTGCCAGGGGGTGCAGGATCGAAAATTCGACTTTGCATTTCTGTCGGAAGTGAAGCGTAGACAGGGAGAATGATGAGGTCTGGTACGTTAGGTCCTAAAGCTTTCATTCTCTCATACAAGACCTCGCATGCCGTGTCAATTTCCTCTTGGCCtgtcaagaaaagaagaatgtcGCCCTTGGGCTCTGTAATATGGATCTGCATGACTGTGACGAGAGCGGTATCCAGGTAATCGGACTCGGGTTCCTTTGAATAGAGGATTTCGACAGGGTATGTTCGACCGGGAATGGTGAAAATAGGACATTCGTTGAAGTATGCAGAGAACTTGTCTGCATCGAGAGTAGCTGAGGTGACAATGACTTTCATATCGGGGCGTCGCTTGAGAGCCTTCTTTAGCAAGGCAAACAGCACATCAGTGGCAATGGTACGCTCGtgagcttcatcaagcaTGATACAGGAGTATCGTGACATGTCGGGATCTACCAGAATCTCACGTTGAAGCATACCATCGGTCATATACTTGATCTTGGTTGAAGGACTGGTGCAGTCTTCAAATCGAATTGTATATCCGACCTCTTCACCAAGCTTGCAGCCAACTTCTTCCGCTACTCGCTTAGCAACGGACATGGCAGCTACACGACGAGGTTGCGTACAGCCAATGATACCATCATTGGCAAATCCAGCTTCAGCGAGATACTGCGTTAACTGGGTCGTCTTTCCTGATCCTGTTTCTCCGACTACAATCAAGATCTGGTTCTCGtgaacagccttgatcagTTGCTCTCGGAATGCATACACAGGAAGCGACTCTCGTTGTTCCTTGATGCTGAGGTTCGTGCGCTTGCCTAGAGACTGTCCCTTTGGAATCACTGCCTTTTTCCACTCGGGCACATCTTCGGAGGGCTGGTTCTTCCTAGCATTCCGCAAATCGCTGGCAAACTTCCTCTTATCGGGATCAGCCATAGGGTCTTGCCATTGAGAGGATAGATTTTCTTTGGGCTCGTCCTTCGCAGCTGCGTCGGCTTCCTGTTGCTTGAGCTCCTTACGTTCTTTCGCCAAGTTGGTACCAGACATAGCTGCTCGGTTCATAGAGCCTTCTGGGGCCTTGACAACGCGAATGGGTGATAATTCCAGGGACTGTTTGGTTTGCCCGGCCAAGAACGGGGGTTCCTCTTCGCGAACCTCAATATCGACAtcctcttcaagctcaagctcgccGTCTCCTCGGAGAGTCGCGTTGTAGTCTTCTTCCAGATCAGGGTAATCCGAGGCCTTGGCCACTCCCGATGCGATCAGTTGTCTGATCTCCCACCTTTCGGGAGAAgtcattctcttcttctgtcgtCGTGGGGGCCCCAAGCTATCTCGAGGCATGCCGGTTGGTTCCGCGAACCCGTCTCTTAGACCTCCTCCTAGCGCTTCCATGTTGGCACCAGTCGTCATTCGAGCTTGTGGCTCTAGGTCCTCCCCAGTTGACTGGTCAACATCCTTCATTGACAAGCCAACACGATCGCGGCCATTCTGGTCCTTATCGAGACTTGTCACCTTGACCCAGACCTTTTGTCCATGCGACACCAAATCCGACGGGTGGTTAACGCGCTGTCCGGCAGACATTCGGGAAACGTGTACGAGGCCATCGACTCTACCTCTTACATTGTGCAGGTTGATAAAGGCGCCAAACTCTTTCAGTCCTGTAACATGCCCCTCGTAGACCTTGTGCAGCTGCGGCGAGTCATCAACTTCAGGAGCTGGAGCGTTGCGAAATcggtcgtcgtcatcgtcgtgtCGCCGGCGCCCTCGTCGATCTTTGCGCGAATCGCGGTACCCATCACGCCAATCTTCGTCGCCTCGCTCATGCGACCGTGACCGTGATCGATATTTATCTCGTTTTCGTCGTTCTCCCGAGCGcgaccttctcctcctcctccttgactCTTTGTAATCGCCCTCGCGGGGACTTCGACTTCGTTTTCTCGCggacttttcttttttcgccTTCCCTTCTAGACCCTCTAACAACGCTAATGTGTCGTCGAATGCGCCCGATCCATCGTCACGCGCAGGCTCCTTATCCGGCAGCGTGAGGCCACTGAAGactttctccttctcttctaaGGTTCTCGAATGATGCTCTTCGTGGTTGGCCTTGGCTTTTCCTTTAAATTGTGGGTGTAGAGCAAGCACCAAACGGTCGATACTCTCTATGAGACTGAGAGGAATCGAGGGGAGGGCCTTTGCTAGATCATCGCGGAAATCCTCGAAGTTGCTGCATTTGGTTCGTTTATCGATGAGGAATTCAGCTACTGTCTTGTCGTCTAAGTTCATATGATTTTTCAACTCTGAAGACACCTTCGAGACGAGGGATAATAGCTCAAGATTCGATAAGTCATCCATCgtgttgttgtgttgtgttgtggtGACGCTGCTCGGTGCACAAGGTTGGAAACAGACGAAAGGTATACCAAATAAGTTACCTTccagaaaataaaaaaaacgGATGAGTCAGCAAGCAACTCGAAGATAACCTCGGAGGCGCAAATAAATTTAGGAAGTACTTAggtaaacttataataaccCAATGCAATCTTAGTATGAACTTAGGGGACCTTTTGATTACTTTATTTACGCTTAGTACTGTGGTTAAAGGCCTTGAGTTTCACGCGCTCTGCTGCAGATAAAATATGGGGTATTTATATCCATATGGATCTGAATGTAAGTTTCAACGACAACCTAACATGCCCGAAGCTTTCTGCTGCCTTGGGAGTAAAATGTAAAAGGTATGTTTAATGCAAAGTCTTGCTTGAGAGAAACAGCTAATCTTGCTCCAGGAGATAAAAATTCTTCTCTAGAAATTACTGTTTAACTAAACATCTTAAGTATGAACTGCCGGCCAAGGCGGCAAAAGCAACTTAAGCAGTAAAgaaagtaaaatataaaaataatatataatagaaaacctataaaaagtaaagtgAAAAGTTATTTACTTAATGCTATAGTAatggtatataattaagaagtTAGTGATCTCAATAACTGCAAACTCCCCTATGTTAAAAATAATACACAAAAGCCAAAAAGTGTG is part of the Fusarium fujikuroi IMI 58289 draft genome, chromosome FFUJ_chr07 genome and encodes:
- a CDS encoding probable ATP dependent RNA helicase, whose product is MDDLSNLELLSLVSKVSSELKNHMNLDDKTVAEFLIDKRTKCSNFEDFRDDLAKALPSIPLSLIESIDRLVLALHPQFKGKAKANHEEHHSRTLEEKEKVFSGLTLPDKEPARDDGSGAFDDTLALLEGLEGKAKKEKSARKRSRSPREGDYKESRRRRRRSRSGERRKRDKYRSRSRSHERGDEDWRDGYRDSRKDRRGRRRHDDDDDRFRNAPAPEVDDSPQLHKVYEGHVTGLKEFGAFINLHNVRGRVDGLVHVSRMSAGQRVNHPSDLVSHGQKVWVKVTSLDKDQNGRDRVGLSMKDVDQSTGEDLEPQARMTTGANMEALGGGLRDGFAEPTGMPRDSLGPPRRQKKRMTSPERWEIRQLIASGVAKASDYPDLEEDYNATLRGDGELELEEDVDIEVREEEPPFLAGQTKQSLELSPIRVVKAPEGSMNRAAMSGTNLAKERKELKQQEADAAAKDEPKENLSSQWQDPMADPDKRKFASDLRNARKNQPSEDVPEWKKAVIPKGQSLGKRTNLSIKEQRESLPVYAFREQLIKAVHENQILIVVGETGSGKTTQLTQYLAEAGFANDGIIGCTQPRRVAAMSVAKRVAEEVGCKLGEEVGYTIRFEDCTSPSTKIKYMTDGMLQREILVDPDMSRYSCIMLDEAHERTIATDVLFALLKKALKRRPDMKVIVTSATLDADKFSAYFNECPIFTIPGRTYPVEILYSKEPESDYLDTALVTVMQIHITEPKGDILLFLTGQEEIDTACEVLYERMKALGPNVPDLIILPVYASLPTEMQSRIFDPAPPGSRKVVIATNIAETSITIDEIYYVVDPGFVKQNAYDPKLGMDSLVVTPISQAQANQRAGRAGRTGPGKCFRLYTEAAYQSEMLPTSIPEIQRQNLSTTILMLKAMGINDLLHFDFMDPPPINTMLTALEELYALSALDDEGLLTRLGRKMADFPMEPSLAKVLIAAVDLECADEVLSIVSMLNIPTVFYRPKEKQSQADQKKAKFHDPHGDHLTFLNVYNSWKQSGYSAPWCFENFIQARSMRRAKDVRDQIVKIMDRYKHKIRSCGRDTEKVRRALCAGFFRNAARKDPQEGYKTLIEGTPVYLHPSSALFGKQAEWVIYHELILTSKEYMHCTTSIEPKWLVEAAPTFFKVAPTDKLSKRKKAERIQPLYNKFATEDDWRLSAQRKGGRGGGGGGTWG